The Aedes albopictus strain Foshan chromosome 1, AalbF5, whole genome shotgun sequence genomic interval GACGTGTGTTTGATGTCCGTACATTCGATTCCTCAGCTTATTTGTTGTCATCCCAATATATGTGCTTGGACAATCCCGACAGTCGATCCGGTATATGACGTTGCATTTGCTGAGATCAGATACCGGGTCCTTTGCATTCTTATAAAGATGCCCTACTGTGTTTTTGTAGCTGTGGGAGATTCCTATTTGTGTGTTGCTCTTGTGGAGTATTCTCTTGATGCTAGAGCTGAGACCATGGACATATGGGATTGATCGGTAGATTGTTGGTTTTTCCGGGTTGTCTGTACGAGGTGGTTGATGAAGGAGTCGGTTGATGAGAGAATGAGGGTAATCGTTTTTGCTGAGGTGCTGGTGAATGAGTAGCTCTTGCTCTTCCCTGCTGCGAGTGGTGCTCAACCTACGGACCCTGTCGATGAAATTGTTGACTACCGCCAGTTTTTGATCGCTCGGATGGAAGGAGTAGTAGTTGAGAATCCTGCCGGATGATATTGGTTTGGCGTACCAATCGGTTTTAACGCTACCATCCTCGTCCCGTATTACTAGCAGATCGAGAAATGGTAGTCGCCCATTTTCTTCAACTTCACACGTGAACAAAATTCTCGGGTTTTGTGAGTTGAAGGTTGCCAACACCGCATTCACCTGATCCTTGTGTAAAACCAAGAATAGGTCGTCAACGTATTTGCGGATATACTCTGGTAGAATATTGGCCGCTGTTATTGCTCTTCTCAACAAATTCTCCATTACTATGTCGGCAAGAATGGGAGAGAGTGGACTTCCCATAGCTGTGCCTGATATTTGGACATAAAATTTTTGCCGGAAACAAAAGCAACTGGCTCCTACGCAGAAATCAACAATTTCGAGAAAAAGATCCAAATTTATATTGGTGTTCTCTCGTATTTCATCCCACATGGAA includes:
- the LOC134286735 gene encoding uncharacterized protein LOC134286735 — translated: MWDEIRENTNINLDLFLEIVDFCVGASCFCFRQKFYVQISGTAMGSPLSPILADIVMENLLRRAITAANILPEYIRKYVDDLFLVLHKDQVNAVLATFNSQNPRILFTCEVEENGRLPFLDLLVIRDEDGSVKTDWYAKPISSGRILNYYSFHPSDQKLAVVNNFIDRVRRLSTTRSREEQELLIHQHLSKNDYPHSLINRLLHQPPRTDNPEKPTIYRSIPYVHGLSSSIKRILHKSNTQIGISHSYKNTVGHLYKNAKDPVSDLSKCNVIYRIDCRDCPSTYIGMTTNKLRNRMYGHQTHVNTLERKLLEGHQYTDPEILQLQEKSALIHHCIQHQHRFNIGNPSIVDITHRKQALQVLEMCHISTTSNTVNHRTDTDNLSCAYAHLLASIKDQRVERIALSTNRNNRRETDDQTADPTT